One window of the Vanessa atalanta chromosome 22, ilVanAtal1.2, whole genome shotgun sequence genome contains the following:
- the LOC125072662 gene encoding endoplasmic reticulum metallopeptidase 1-like isoform X5, with protein sequence MSSKNRQTFAGLPTIEANDHDEKSSQRVPGPYILLFFGFYLLLTYTIIVIEDAMPTVIRERDIANDDSNTFSEETAKVYLNRILGGQPRVAGTLFHLIKTRDMKDIVDEIANKANIPVRTDWQFVSGDYWLASSSSHVNCYQNVSNVIAVLEGESGFHPNGTIGTSLLVNCHYDSVPFAIGASDNGVFCAVMAETLSKLSRRKEKLKHNIIFLFNGAEESALMGSHGFLSHPWAKGVTNVVNLDSAGMNGKPSVFQVTDPRVLKAYKRTCSKPNAQGLGEVLFASGVIPSDTDFRIFRDFGNIHGIDIAFIKGGNVYHTRNDRPELIQDGVIQNAGNMLLSLVRELADSEELENKESKSTVVYYDYMGLFMVTYSRTTGLVVDILIGLLGLSSVVYFLWLFGLRRSSVIELLWSVLGRIVCVLFGLAVVALNTVVMVATTTQMRYLSEQWLVVPLYIGPFVIAMTVASHAFDSWRARKREPLVARVARAGGVPRGAGGRAAAAVRVPAAHQRAVRGRRAAAAHGARRVRVADGRRLPEVGGLAALDAGGGPAAAGDLAVRVAGGPPAVAAGAHHGPLGLRRPRLHGGGRHRGARLAGRGHCLGSGAAVRRARVCVAAVCEFAECVCGVRSAQSVPRVHHAETFLVSLTNNNVRREPNGQRDRDGRPGQQTRRALRAGGAAGPQGERPVRSRRGGRFSDHRQRFDRVFGG encoded by the exons ATGTCATCC aagaaccggcaaactTTTGCTGGTCTTCCAACCATCGAGGCGAATGATCATGACGAAAAATCTTCACAACGG GTTCCTGgaccatatatattattattttttggtttctACTTGCTTcttacatatacaattatagttATTGAAGATGCTATGCCAACAGTTATCCGTGAAAGAGACATCGCAAatgat GATTCGAATACGTTTAGCGAAGAAACCGCAAAGGTTTACCTCAATCGCATACTCGGAGGCCAGCCCAGGGTCGCGGGGACTTTGTTTCACTTGATAAAAACTAGGGATATGAAAGATATCGTTGATGAAATTGCTAACAAAGCAAACATACCCGTGAGAACGGATTGGCAGTTTGTTTCTG GTGATTACTGGTTAGCGTCCAGCTCCTCCCATGTGAACTGTTACCAGAACGTTTCGAACGTCATAGCGGTGTTGGAAGGTGAGAGCGGCTTCCATCCCAACGGTACCATCGGGACGTCGTTGTTGGTCAACTGTCATTACGACTCGGTACCCTTTGCTATTG GTGCGTCGGACAATGGCGTGTTCTGTGCCGTGATGGCGGAAACATTGTCCAAGTTATCTCGGAGGAAAGAAAAACTGAAACATAACATAATCTTTCTCTTCAACGGCGCTGAAGAAAGTGCCCTCATG GGGAGTCACGGGTTCCTCAGTCACCCGTGGGCGAAGGGCGTTACGAACGTTGTCAATTTAGATTCAGCCGGAATGAACGGAAAGCCGAGCGTTTTCCAG GTAACGGATCCGAGGGTGCTGAAGGCCTACAAGAGGACTTGCTCGAAACCGAACGCGCAAGGCTTGGGGGAGGTTTTGTTCGCTTCGGGGGTCATACCCTCGGATACTGACTTCAGGATTTTCAGAGATTTCGGGAACATACATG GTATAGACATAGCCTTCATAAAGGGCGGTAACGTCTACCACACCCGCAACGACAGACCGGAGCTTATACAGGATGGAGTCATCCAGAACGCTGGCAACATGCTGCTGAGCCTCGTGAGGGAACTGGCTGACAGCGAGGAGTTGGAGAATAAG GAGTCGAAATCCACTGTGGTCTACTACGACTATATGGGACTGTTCATGGTGACGTACTCCAGGACTACCGGCCTCGTCGTCGATATACTCATCGGTCTGCTGGGTCTATCCAGTGTGGTGTACTTCCTGTGGCTGTTTGGACTCC GACGATCTTCTGTAATCGAACTGCTGTGGTCAGTCCTCGGTCGCATAGTGTGTGTGCTGTTCGGTCTCGCGGTGGTCGCTCTGAATACCGTCGTGATGGTCGCCACAACCACACAGATGAG ATATCTCTCCGAGCAGTGGTTGGTGGTACCGCTCTACATAGGACCGTTTGTTATAGCGATGACCGTCGCGTCACACGCCTTCGACTCCTGGAGAGCGAGGAAG CGCGAGCCGCTCGTGGCGCGCGTCGCGCGCGCAGGCGGCGTCCCGCGCGGTGCTGGCGGCCGCGCTGCTGCTGCAGTGCGCGTTCCCGCAGCTCACCAACGTGCGGTACGTGGTCGCCGCGCCGCTGCTGCCCATGGCGCTCGGCGGGTTCGTGTCGCTGACGGTCGTCGGCTACCGGAGGTTGGCGG GCTGGCAGCACTTGATGCTGGAGGTGGTCCTGCTGCTGCCGGCGACCTCGCTGTGCGTGTCGCTGGCGGCCCGCCTGCTGTCGCTGCTGGTGCCCATCATGGGCCGCTCGGGCTCCGACGCCCCCGACTACACGGTGGCGGCCGTCACCGTGGCGCTCGCCTCGCTGGCCGTGGCCACTGTC TCGGGAGTGGAGCTGCTGTTCGGCGGGCGCGTGTGTGTGTCGCTGCTGTTTGCGAGTTTGCTGAGTGTGTGTGCGGCGTTCGCTCCGCTCAGTCCGTACCGCGGGTACACCACGCAGAGACATTTCTGGTAT CACTCACAAATAACAACGTACGACGCGAACCTAACGGCCAGAGAGACCGTGACGGGCGTCCTGGTCAGCAAACTCGACGCGCACTCCGCGCAGGCGGCGCTGCGGGCCCTCAGGGGGAGCGCCCTGTACGGAGCCGGCGGGGGGGGCGCTTTTCAGATCACCGACAGCGATTTGATCGTGTATTCGGCGgataa